A single region of the Sulfitobacter geojensis genome encodes:
- a CDS encoding TRAP transporter small permease subunit: MADDVVCSGFFRAAEGAKLSCLDKFQDSGTLQYILGNFVEAPYNLFAALFQPALWLNWTDPQAMMRFIYYGASTELFFVLVLGLLIITAIGMRRREVMWSMVRGLEWLGNSVGRLFAWAGLIMVVQQIIIVFMQRIFTRPDISIGFGIPLQFDISWFAEELKLFNALVVCLCVSYTFVQGGHVRVDLFYAGAKFRTKKIVDMFGALFFMIPFAVVTWLYGWFFLWRHLVTPNPSASDSLELLLRKARVLKWNVETIGFSPNGFNGYFIFKILLCLFCAMVILQAIAVFYRSWCEFKEGPASEGKYLDKDTLGEGEEAYEGTH, encoded by the coding sequence ATGGCCGATGATGTGGTATGTTCGGGATTTTTCCGAGCAGCTGAGGGCGCAAAGCTCAGCTGTCTTGATAAATTCCAAGATTCAGGCACGCTCCAGTACATTCTGGGCAATTTTGTCGAGGCACCCTACAACCTTTTTGCGGCACTGTTCCAACCGGCGCTCTGGTTGAATTGGACTGACCCGCAAGCAATGATGCGGTTCATTTACTATGGTGCGTCGACCGAGCTGTTCTTTGTTCTGGTTCTGGGGCTGTTGATCATCACTGCCATTGGCATGCGCCGTCGCGAGGTGATGTGGTCTATGGTGCGCGGGCTGGAATGGCTGGGCAACAGCGTGGGCCGTCTGTTCGCATGGGCAGGCCTGATTATGGTGGTGCAACAAATCATCATTGTTTTCATGCAGCGGATCTTTACCCGCCCCGATATCTCCATCGGTTTCGGCATCCCGTTGCAATTCGACATCTCGTGGTTCGCGGAAGAATTGAAACTTTTCAATGCCTTGGTGGTCTGTCTTTGTGTGTCCTACACCTTTGTGCAGGGCGGCCACGTTCGCGTCGATCTGTTTTACGCCGGCGCAAAATTCCGCACGAAGAAAATCGTCGACATGTTCGGGGCCCTGTTCTTTATGATCCCTTTTGCCGTGGTGACCTGGCTTTACGGCTGGTTCTTCCTGTGGCGCCATCTGGTTACGCCGAACCCGTCAGCATCGGATTCACTGGAATTGCTGTTGCGCAAAGCGCGGGTGCTGAAATGGAACGTGGAAACCATCGGTTTCTCGCCCAACGGATTTAACGGCTACTTTATCTTCAAAATTCTGCTCTGCCTGTTCTGCGCCATGGTGATTTTGCAAGCCATCGCCGTGTTCTACCGCAGCTGGTGTGAATTCAAGGAAGGCCCCGCCTCAGAGGGTAAATATCTCGACAAGGATACCCTTGGCGAAGGCGAAGAAGCATATGAGGGAACACACTGA
- a CDS encoding TRAP transporter large permease translates to MFFGLDGVEVGLIIVFFCLFGGILSGFPVAFAIGGAGIISFAIIAALDSAGLLIHQAIDTSSDAYRALVNSGIKEDTVSLFRYPDLPRVAVSVFPQGWETALDRNVSFIVNRMNERVLAGQSIETLLAVLMFVLMGITLERSKIADDLLTTMAKVFGPLPGGLAVSVVVVGAFLAASTGIVGATVVTMGLLALPTMLRNNYSPEIATGVIAASGTLGQIIPPSIVIVLLGTLAGDLYSAAQEARAQVAGCTDALTFLGEPAVVSVGTLFQAALLPGIMLALLYALYAFGYALLNPDKAPAVTMGSTNSEVITKNEAFTWFLGAPVLLIVGTIFLGNVGVVGSQSVTVSSFSDIGDAASLRTNVGEECQASMIELHGQEAWDKALAEQQVIEEAGGLAQSEKLSDEDFAAKQAAKIADAAPIGTGIAILLVLLSLFLTTGRGVSPSSETRPLIIGGVGVVLAVLVDILLLGPTTSSGATVVLMAIPFALIFYGVVYATKLCAANELIRVVFPPLMLIVAVLGSILGGITNPTPAAALGAGGAIMLAAYRKLRDEDRSPKVIIWSTLAIILCILVGVNFDLRINQEGVSFESWVAFFVAYGAYLYAVFGLLFSCYILFTHGVLTPVVRETAKVTSMVFTILIGSQLLNLVVISFGGEHYIQQFLKSFDNELTVFLLVMLVLFVLGFVLDFLEIIYIVVPIVGPVIYGGTFDPKWVTIMIAVNLQTSFLTPPFGFALFYLRGVAPASVTTRHIYRGIVPFVLIQVAGLAILWFFPAIVTIVPDLIP, encoded by the coding sequence ATGTTTTTTGGTCTCGACGGGGTCGAAGTCGGCCTGATTATCGTATTTTTCTGCCTGTTCGGCGGCATTCTGTCCGGTTTTCCGGTGGCCTTTGCCATCGGTGGTGCGGGCATCATCTCCTTTGCCATCATCGCGGCGCTGGATTCGGCAGGTTTGCTGATCCATCAGGCGATTGATACCTCATCGGATGCTTACCGCGCTTTGGTCAATTCCGGCATCAAGGAGGATACGGTATCGCTCTTCCGATATCCGGACCTGCCGCGGGTGGCAGTGTCGGTTTTCCCGCAGGGTTGGGAAACCGCGCTGGATCGCAACGTGTCCTTTATCGTCAACCGGATGAACGAACGTGTTCTCGCGGGTCAGTCTATCGAGACGCTGCTGGCGGTTTTGATGTTTGTCCTGATGGGCATCACATTGGAACGCTCCAAGATTGCGGACGATCTGCTGACCACGATGGCCAAGGTTTTCGGACCGTTGCCCGGTGGTCTGGCCGTATCTGTTGTGGTTGTTGGCGCGTTTCTGGCGGCTTCTACCGGCATCGTTGGGGCGACGGTTGTGACCATGGGTCTGCTCGCCTTGCCGACCATGCTGCGCAACAATTATTCGCCCGAAATCGCAACGGGCGTGATCGCGGCGTCGGGTACGTTGGGGCAGATCATTCCGCCCTCGATCGTGATCGTTCTGTTGGGCACCTTGGCGGGGGATCTTTATTCCGCAGCCCAAGAGGCCCGTGCGCAGGTTGCAGGTTGTACCGATGCGCTGACCTTCTTGGGTGAGCCAGCGGTTGTGTCTGTCGGCACGCTGTTTCAGGCGGCCCTGTTGCCCGGCATCATGCTGGCATTGCTCTATGCGCTCTATGCCTTCGGCTATGCGCTGCTTAATCCCGACAAGGCACCTGCGGTTACCATGGGGTCCACCAATTCCGAGGTGATCACCAAGAACGAAGCCTTCACATGGTTCCTTGGCGCACCGGTCTTGCTGATTGTGGGGACGATTTTCCTTGGCAACGTTGGGGTTGTCGGCAGCCAGTCTGTGACCGTTTCAAGCTTCTCCGACATTGGCGACGCGGCCAGCTTGCGCACGAATGTGGGTGAGGAGTGCCAGGCGTCGATGATCGAATTGCACGGTCAGGAAGCTTGGGACAAGGCCCTTGCCGAACAGCAGGTGATTGAGGAGGCCGGTGGGCTTGCCCAATCCGAAAAGCTGAGCGACGAGGACTTTGCGGCCAAGCAAGCGGCGAAGATTGCCGATGCGGCGCCCATCGGGACCGGCATTGCGATCCTGCTGGTGCTGTTGTCACTGTTCCTGACCACAGGGCGTGGCGTGTCGCCGTCTTCCGAAACCCGACCGCTGATCATTGGCGGGGTTGGTGTGGTGCTGGCCGTGCTGGTGGATATCCTGCTGTTGGGGCCAACCACCTCCTCCGGGGCGACGGTTGTGCTGATGGCAATCCCCTTTGCGTTGATCTTTTACGGTGTGGTTTACGCGACCAAGCTTTGCGCAGCGAACGAATTGATCCGCGTGGTCTTTCCACCGCTGATGCTGATCGTCGCGGTTCTGGGGTCGATCCTGGGTGGTATCACCAACCCGACACCGGCTGCAGCGCTTGGGGCAGGGGGGGCGATCATGTTGGCCGCCTACCGCAAACTGCGCGATGAAGACCGTTCGCCAAAGGTGATCATCTGGTCCACGCTGGCGATCATCCTGTGCATTCTGGTTGGTGTTAACTTTGACCTGCGGATCAATCAGGAAGGCGTTTCTTTTGAAAGCTGGGTCGCCTTCTTTGTCGCCTATGGTGCCTACCTTTATGCGGTCTTCGGTTTGCTGTTTTCCTGCTACATCCTTTTCACGCACGGGGTTCTGACACCTGTTGTGCGCGAAACGGCCAAGGTCACCTCGATGGTCTTTACCATCCTTATCGGCTCGCAGTTGCTGAACCTTGTGGTGATCAGCTTTGGCGGCGAACACTACATTCAGCAGTTTCTCAAGTCGTTTGATAACGAACTCACGGTCTTCTTGCTGGTGATGTTGGTGCTGTTCGTACTGGGCTTTGTACTTGATTTCCTTGAGATCATTTACATCGTTGTGCCGATTGTCGGGCCCGTGATTTACGGCGGCACGTTTGATCCCAAATGGGTGACGATCATGATTGCAGTGAACCTGCAAACATCCTTCCTGACACCGCCGTTCGGCTTTGCGCTGTTCTACCTGCGCGGGGTGGCACCGGCGAGCGTGACGACGCGCCATATCTATCGCGGTATTGTGCCCTTTGTGCTTATTCAGGTGGCGGGGCTGGCAATCTTGTGGTTCTTCCCGGCGATTGTGACCATTGTACCGGATCTGATCCCCTAA
- a CDS encoding arginyltransferase, with protein MRHTLPLTPQFYVTAPQPCPYLEGRMERKLFTALQGENAGALNDSLSAQGFRRSQNVLYRPSCADCASCLSARIDVAAFTASRSQRRTIARNTGLERRATSPWATEDQYELFRRYLDSRHADGGMADMDVFEFAAMVEETPIRSRVIEYVDTESRDLVGVCLTDVLGDGLSMVYSFYTPDRPKDGLGNYIILDHIEIARNAGLPYVYLGYWVPGSQKMGYKAKFSGLEIYMGGQWQKLQDPDQFEPAQHPLSNDPIAEQVANIALPDMAHKRR; from the coding sequence ATGCGCCATACACTACCACTGACACCGCAATTCTATGTAACCGCACCACAGCCCTGCCCCTATCTTGAGGGGCGGATGGAGCGGAAATTGTTCACGGCCCTGCAAGGTGAAAATGCAGGCGCATTGAATGACAGCCTTTCCGCGCAAGGCTTTCGCCGATCGCAGAATGTGCTTTACCGCCCGTCCTGCGCCGATTGCGCCTCCTGCTTATCCGCGCGCATTGATGTCGCCGCCTTTACGGCCAGCCGCAGCCAGCGCCGCACCATCGCTCGCAACACTGGTCTGGAACGTCGCGCGACTTCGCCTTGGGCAACAGAAGATCAATACGAATTGTTCCGCCGCTATCTGGACAGCCGCCATGCGGATGGTGGCATGGCGGATATGGACGTCTTTGAGTTTGCTGCCATGGTCGAGGAAACCCCGATCCGCAGCCGTGTGATCGAATACGTCGACACCGAAAGCCGCGATCTGGTGGGCGTGTGCCTGACAGATGTGCTCGGCGACGGGCTTAGCATGGTGTACTCGTTTTACACCCCCGACCGGCCCAAGGACGGGTTGGGCAACTATATCATCCTTGATCACATTGAAATCGCCCGCAATGCTGGCCTGCCCTATGTGTATCTGGGCTATTGGGTGCCGGGCAGCCAGAAAATGGGCTATAAGGCAAAGTTCTCGGGGTTGGAAATCTACATGGGCGGTCAGTGGCAAAAGCTGCAAGATCCCGACCAGTTCGAACCGGCGCAACACCCGCTTAGCAATGATCCCATCGCGGAACAGGTCGCCAATATTGCCCTGCCCGATATGGCGCATAAACGCCGCTGA
- a CDS encoding RDD family protein has protein sequence MTPDPDTQPQFYDAVPTKRLVAWILDMILIAVLCLIIVPFTAFTGLFFFPFLMLVVGFLYRVATLAGGSATWGMRLMSLEIRRGDDRPLDGTTAFLHTLGYSVSFAIPVLQLISIVLMLTSARRQGLTDMVLGTVALNKRR, from the coding sequence ATGACCCCTGATCCCGATACCCAACCACAGTTTTATGATGCCGTGCCAACCAAACGGCTTGTGGCATGGATCCTTGATATGATCCTGATTGCGGTGCTTTGCCTGATCATTGTGCCCTTCACAGCGTTCACCGGTTTGTTCTTCTTCCCCTTTCTGATGCTGGTTGTCGGTTTCCTCTATCGCGTCGCAACCCTGGCCGGCGGGTCGGCCACGTGGGGGATGCGCCTGATGTCGCTGGAAATCCGCCGGGGCGACGACCGCCCGCTTGATGGCACCACAGCGTTTCTGCACACGCTTGGTTATTCCGTGTCCTTCGCCATCCCTGTGTTGCAGCTGATATCGATCGTGTTGATGCTGACCTCCGCACGTCGTCAGGGGCTGACGGATATGGTGCTGGGCACCGTCGCATTGAATAAACGCAGGTAA
- a CDS encoding DUF2852 domain-containing protein, whose translation MNTLASEQTYTPRPNWFARTENWLDEKGKGAWIAAMVLGFIFFWPVGLALLAYMIWSKRMFSGKSCANRRNRSVMSTRSTGNAAFDAYKADTLRRLEEEQGHFEAFLERLREAKDKAEFDQFMDDRAKREDAGSNA comes from the coding sequence ATGAACACACTCGCATCCGAGCAGACCTACACACCGCGTCCCAACTGGTTTGCACGCACTGAAAACTGGCTTGATGAAAAAGGCAAAGGCGCGTGGATCGCGGCAATGGTCCTTGGCTTCATCTTTTTCTGGCCTGTCGGCCTCGCCCTTCTTGCATATATGATCTGGAGTAAACGTATGTTTTCTGGCAAATCCTGCGCCAACCGCCGCAACCGCAGCGTCATGTCCACCCGCAGCACCGGCAATGCGGCATTTGATGCCTATAAAGCCGACACATTGCGCCGTCTGGAAGAAGAGCAAGGCCATTTTGAAGCCTTCCTTGAACGACTGCGCGAAGCCAAAGACAAGGCGGAATTCGACCAGTTCATGGACGATCGCGCCAAACGTGAAGATGCAGGCAGCAACGCCTGA
- a CDS encoding YbaK/EbsC family protein: MSKSLKRVRALLDSHTAPTEIKETALARTALDAALALDCEVDQIAKSIVLRGETTGEAVLFITAGGQQVDLERASALAGEPLGKADAALIRAQTGFAIGGVSPVAHLNPCRKWFDTTLLGFDKIWAAAGTPHHVFGMIPQQMMEISDAQPAEFIQNSK, from the coding sequence ATGAGCAAGAGCCTGAAACGTGTGCGCGCCCTGTTGGACAGCCATACCGCCCCCACCGAGATCAAGGAAACCGCCCTCGCGCGCACAGCACTCGACGCCGCATTGGCGCTTGATTGCGAGGTCGACCAGATTGCCAAGTCAATCGTGCTGCGCGGCGAAACCACTGGTGAGGCGGTGTTGTTCATCACCGCAGGCGGACAGCAGGTCGATCTTGAACGCGCCTCTGCCCTTGCGGGCGAACCGTTGGGAAAGGCAGACGCCGCGCTGATCCGCGCCCAGACCGGTTTTGCAATTGGCGGTGTGTCACCGGTGGCCCATCTCAATCCCTGCCGCAAATGGTTCGACACGACGCTGCTTGGTTTTGACAAAATCTGGGCTGCTGCCGGCACCCCACACCATGTTTTCGGTATGATCCCACAGCAGATGATGGAAATATCCGATGCGCAACCCGCTGAATTCATTCAGAATTCAAAATAA
- a CDS encoding bifunctional [glutamine synthetase] adenylyltransferase/[glutamine synthetase]-adenylyl-L-tyrosine phosphorylase gives MTTTLASQITRTPRIFHQDRARDALALIDDAPPEVRELVAGAASCAPYLLGLLEKETAWLVQAVTNPQAAVQAVIDSAATLPYAQVSDGLRAGKRRVALMTALCDLGGAWALEQVTGALTNYADAACAAALRAGLAPQIERGKLPGMTADDLADAGGMVVLAMGKMGAHELNYSSDIDLICLFDETRFDSGDFHNARTAFVRATRSMSATLSDLTGEGYVFRTDLRLRPDPGVTPVCMAMEAAERYYESLGRTWERAAYIKARPCAGDLDAGGRFIKTLRPFIWRRHLDFAAIQDAHDMRLAIREHKGLGGPITLPGHNMKLGRGGIREIEFFTQTRQLIAGGRDPELRGRGTCENLAKLAQKNWVPTDVAETLTDHYRAHRTVEHRLQMVRDAQTHDLPQSDTGFARLAAMMDMEVPDLEADLHRRLSEVHETTEGFFAGTQAKGTPVQETEVHETHRFDAQVLDRWHSYPAFRSERGAEIFERLKPDLLARLARAAKPDEALLAFDGFLERLPAGVQLFSLLNANPQLADLLIDVVSTSPALAKHLSRNAAVFDAVIGGDFFSDWPGEAELRDALSTVLAREPSYEAQLDGTRRWAREWHFRIGVHLLRGLTNAETAGLQYADLARAVLGALWPVVADEFATRYGPPPGRGAVLLGMGSLGAGRLNATSDLDLLVIYDPLDQDASDGKRSLPSRTYYARLTQAMITAMTAPMSQGKLYEIDMRLRPSGNQGPVATSLASFESYQKTQAWVWEHLALTRASVVAGPRALGDDVDRMCAQVLALPSPPEQVVAEVAQMRVRIAASKAVGGPWDAKIGPGRLQDIELFAQSGALIAGREAHRIADGITAAKAGGLIDDHGMQTLRAAYDACWQLQCAGKLLSPDALDTRALGQAGAAFLARALGCDTLAEVEAHMEQKCQAAAGVIGAALAAPQGTAE, from the coding sequence ATGACAACCACGCTCGCCTCACAGATCACCCGCACGCCGCGCATCTTTCATCAAGACCGCGCCCGCGACGCTTTGGCCTTGATCGACGACGCCCCGCCAGAGGTGCGTGAACTGGTGGCGGGGGCGGCGTCCTGTGCGCCCTATCTCCTTGGTTTGCTGGAAAAGGAAACGGCATGGCTGGTGCAGGCTGTCACCAATCCGCAGGCGGCGGTGCAAGCCGTGATCGACAGCGCCGCGACCCTTCCGTATGCGCAGGTCAGCGACGGGTTACGTGCCGGTAAACGGCGCGTTGCATTGATGACGGCGCTTTGTGATCTGGGCGGTGCATGGGCGCTTGAACAGGTGACGGGCGCATTGACCAACTATGCCGACGCCGCATGTGCAGCGGCATTGCGTGCCGGTCTGGCCCCGCAGATCGAGCGCGGGAAACTGCCCGGCATGACTGCGGACGATCTGGCGGATGCCGGCGGCATGGTGGTGTTGGCCATGGGCAAGATGGGCGCGCACGAGCTGAACTATTCGTCCGACATCGACCTGATTTGTCTGTTTGACGAAACGCGCTTTGACAGCGGCGATTTCCATAACGCCCGCACGGCGTTCGTACGGGCCACCCGATCAATGAGCGCCACACTCAGCGATCTCACCGGCGAGGGGTATGTGTTTCGCACCGACTTGCGCCTGCGCCCCGACCCCGGTGTGACGCCGGTCTGCATGGCGATGGAGGCGGCAGAGCGCTATTACGAAAGCTTGGGGCGCACATGGGAACGTGCGGCCTATATCAAGGCGCGGCCTTGTGCGGGCGATCTGGACGCTGGCGGGCGGTTCATCAAAACACTGCGTCCGTTCATCTGGCGGCGCCATCTGGATTTCGCCGCGATCCAGGACGCCCATGATATGCGCCTTGCGATCCGCGAACACAAAGGGCTGGGCGGGCCGATCACCTTGCCCGGTCACAATATGAAACTAGGGCGTGGTGGCATTCGCGAAATCGAATTTTTCACCCAGACACGTCAGTTGATCGCGGGCGGGCGTGATCCCGAACTGCGCGGGCGGGGCACATGCGAAAACCTTGCCAAACTCGCACAGAAAAACTGGGTCCCGACCGACGTTGCCGAAACCCTGACAGATCATTACCGCGCGCACCGCACCGTCGAACACCGGTTGCAAATGGTCCGTGACGCACAGACGCATGATTTGCCACAGTCCGACACCGGTTTTGCCCGGCTGGCCGCAATGATGGATATGGAAGTGCCCGATCTCGAGGCAGACCTGCACCGCCGTTTATCGGAAGTCCATGAAACCACCGAAGGGTTTTTTGCGGGCACACAGGCCAAAGGGACGCCGGTACAAGAGACAGAAGTTCACGAAACGCACCGGTTCGACGCGCAGGTGTTGGACCGCTGGCACAGCTACCCTGCGTTCCGTTCCGAACGCGGGGCCGAGATTTTCGAGCGGCTCAAGCCCGATCTTCTGGCACGACTTGCCCGCGCGGCCAAACCGGACGAAGCCTTGCTGGCCTTTGACGGGTTCCTCGAACGCTTGCCCGCAGGGGTACAGTTATTCTCGCTTCTCAATGCCAATCCGCAACTGGCGGATCTGTTGATCGACGTGGTCAGCACCTCGCCGGCGCTGGCGAAACACCTGTCGCGCAATGCCGCAGTGTTTGATGCGGTGATTGGTGGTGATTTCTTTAGCGACTGGCCCGGCGAAGCGGAACTGCGCGACGCGTTAAGCACCGTATTAGCCCGCGAACCCAGTTATGAGGCCCAGCTTGACGGCACCCGTCGGTGGGCGCGTGAATGGCATTTCCGCATCGGGGTGCATTTGCTGCGCGGCTTGACCAATGCGGAAACGGCCGGGCTGCAATATGCCGATCTGGCCCGCGCGGTCCTTGGGGCGCTTTGGCCGGTGGTGGCGGATGAATTTGCCACCCGCTACGGGCCGCCACCGGGACGAGGTGCTGTGTTATTGGGCATGGGCTCGCTTGGGGCAGGGCGGTTGAACGCGACCTCTGATCTGGACCTTCTGGTGATTTACGATCCGCTGGATCAAGACGCATCGGACGGCAAACGGTCGCTGCCCTCGCGCACTTATTATGCGCGGCTGACGCAGGCCATGATCACTGCGATGACGGCTCCCATGTCGCAGGGCAAGCTTTATGAAATCGACATGCGGTTGCGTCCATCGGGCAATCAGGGGCCGGTGGCGACCAGTCTGGCGAGCTTTGAAAGCTATCAGAAAACCCAAGCCTGGGTTTGGGAGCATCTGGCCTTGACCCGTGCAAGTGTTGTTGCAGGGCCGCGCGCATTGGGGGACGATGTCGACCGGATGTGCGCGCAAGTGCTGGCGTTGCCCAGCCCGCCCGAACAGGTGGTTGCCGAAGTCGCGCAGATGCGCGTGCGGATCGCGGCCAGCAAAGCGGTGGGCGGACCATGGGACGCCAAGATTGGCCCCGGCCGGTTGCAGGACATCGAGCTCTTTGCACAATCAGGTGCCTTGATTGCGGGCCGTGAGGCGCACCGGATTGCCGATGGCATCACCGCGGCCAAGGCCGGGGGGCTGATTGACGATCACGGCATGCAAACCCTGCGCGCGGCCTATGATGCCTGTTGGCAGTTGCAATGCGCGGGCAAGCTTTTGTCGCCGGACGCGCTTGATACCAGGGCATTGGGGCAAGCGGGGGCGGCATTTCTTGCGCGTGCACTTGGATGCGACACTTTGGCCGAAGTAGAGGCGCATATGGAACAGAAATGTCAGGCTGCCGCGGGTGTAATCGGCGCTGCATTGGCAGCCCCTCAAGGAACGGCAGAATGA
- a CDS encoding DUF6778 family protein encodes MVTLNFDAQRCGKIAAALMLGSTLAACSNMPDLASRNAPFESVAPASVLTPATVAQDQPATAAAAQLPMTVTAINVTVPRALSVSEANTYYPNGDIVWRGDPIGDRHAQVAQIFDTAFHAGTADMSGATGVILDVEVVRFHSVTEKTRYSVGGVHNMVFKLTVRRASTGAALAPTRLVEANLPALGGRAAIEADRNGQTQKVRVTGYLSQAIRHELARFVSA; translated from the coding sequence ATGGTGACTTTGAATTTCGATGCACAACGCTGCGGTAAAATTGCCGCCGCTCTGATGCTTGGCAGCACGCTTGCCGCCTGTAGCAACATGCCCGATCTCGCCAGCCGCAATGCCCCGTTCGAGTCCGTTGCGCCCGCCAGTGTGCTGACGCCCGCCACTGTTGCACAGGATCAGCCCGCGACCGCCGCTGCGGCGCAACTGCCGATGACAGTCACCGCAATCAACGTCACTGTGCCGCGCGCCCTGTCGGTATCGGAAGCAAATACATATTACCCCAACGGCGATATCGTTTGGCGGGGCGATCCGATTGGCGACCGCCACGCGCAGGTTGCACAGATCTTCGACACGGCCTTTCACGCCGGTACTGCCGATATGTCCGGCGCGACAGGCGTGATTTTGGACGTTGAAGTTGTGCGTTTCCATTCCGTCACCGAAAAGACCCGCTATTCCGTGGGCGGGGTGCATAATATGGTGTTCAAGCTGACAGTGCGCCGTGCGTCGACGGGGGCAGCCCTTGCGCCAACCCGTCTGGTAGAGGCGAACCTGCCCGCCTTGGGCGGACGCGCCGCAATCGAAGCGGACCGCAACGGCCAAACCCAGAAAGTGCGGGTCACCGGCTATTTGTCCCAAGCGATCCGCCATGAATTGGCGCGGTTTGTCTCGGCCTAA
- a CDS encoding RSP_2647 family RNA methyltransferase — translation MTAPHTPPANDDPATATAPAALPTVRMMPKANARAIRFGAPWVYANEMVVDRRTKNLAPGTLARLEDAERQPLGLVAMNPNSKIIGRMLDADPETVIDQAWFEDKISRALALRSQLFDAPYYRLIHAEADGLPGVIIDRFGDTCVVQPNAAWADARMEMLSAALVAVTGVANVLKNAGGRTRTLEGLDDVSGVTAGAVPDGPLPVPMNGATYMADLTGGQKTGLFYDQRPNHAFAANMTRGLRVLDVFSHVGGFSLAALAAGAQSAMAVDGSAPALDLAAQGAAAMSMQDKFSVRHGDAFDTLAALRSEGAEFDVVICDPPSFAPSKKALEAGLRAYERIARLAAPLVAENGILGLCSCSHAADLTAFRTASVRGIGRAGRRGILLHTGFAGADHPQLPQLAESGYLKSLFFRL, via the coding sequence ATGACAGCGCCCCACACCCCACCCGCAAACGACGATCCCGCAACTGCCACGGCACCTGCCGCCCTGCCGACCGTTCGGATGATGCCCAAGGCCAACGCCCGTGCCATCCGCTTCGGCGCGCCTTGGGTCTATGCCAACGAGATGGTCGTGGACCGGCGCACCAAGAACCTTGCCCCCGGTACGCTGGCCCGTCTGGAAGATGCAGAACGCCAGCCCTTGGGGTTGGTTGCGATGAACCCCAACTCCAAGATCATTGGCCGGATGCTGGACGCGGATCCCGAAACCGTGATTGATCAGGCATGGTTCGAAGACAAGATCTCCCGCGCGCTTGCCCTGCGTTCGCAGCTTTTTGACGCCCCGTATTACCGCCTGATCCACGCCGAAGCGGATGGTCTGCCCGGTGTGATCATCGACCGTTTCGGGGATACCTGTGTGGTGCAACCCAATGCAGCATGGGCTGATGCGCGGATGGAGATGTTGAGTGCGGCGCTTGTCGCGGTGACTGGCGTCGCCAACGTGTTGAAAAACGCAGGCGGGCGCACGCGCACCCTTGAAGGTCTGGACGATGTTTCAGGCGTGACGGCCGGTGCCGTGCCTGACGGCCCGTTGCCTGTGCCGATGAATGGCGCGACCTATATGGCGGACCTTACAGGCGGCCAGAAAACCGGTCTGTTTTACGATCAACGCCCCAACCATGCCTTTGCCGCGAATATGACGCGCGGCTTGCGTGTACTGGATGTGTTTTCCCATGTTGGCGGGTTTTCTCTGGCGGCATTGGCCGCGGGGGCGCAAAGCGCTATGGCCGTCGACGGTTCTGCACCGGCGCTGGACCTCGCCGCCCAAGGGGCAGCCGCCATGTCGATGCAGGACAAGTTCAGTGTGCGGCACGGCGATGCCTTTGACACATTGGCTGCTCTGCGCAGCGAAGGTGCGGAGTTCGATGTGGTGATTTGCGATCCACCTTCCTTTGCGCCGTCCAAAAAAGCGCTCGAAGCCGGATTGCGTGCCTATGAACGCATTGCACGCTTGGCCGCACCTTTGGTGGCTGAAAACGGGATTTTGGGTCTGTGTTCCTGTTCCCATGCGGCCGATCTGACGGCGTTTCGCACTGCATCCGTGCGCGGCATCGGACGGGCAGGGCGGCGCGGTATTCTGCTGCACACGGGCTTTGCAGGCGCCGACCATCCGCAGCTGCCGCAACTGGCCGAAAGCGGCTATCTCAAATCGCTGTTCTTCCGCCTTTGA
- a CDS encoding RSP_2648 family PIN domain-containing protein, with translation MGPRILIDACVLYPTVMREVVMGAAKAGLFRPVWSERILEEWARAAIKLGPMGEMQARSEIAMLRAAWPDAERPAAPQIGQRLWLPDENDIHVLAVAVDASADMIMTLNAKDFPRDILAEQDLIRVDPDSYLHQLWQDHPQVIAQAANDVLETARTLSGKHWELRALLKKARLPRLAKALSPPRQS, from the coding sequence ATGGGGCCGCGCATCCTGATCGACGCTTGCGTATTGTATCCGACAGTGATGCGCGAAGTGGTGATGGGGGCGGCCAAAGCAGGGCTGTTCCGGCCGGTCTGGTCCGAACGGATACTGGAAGAATGGGCGCGCGCGGCGATCAAGCTTGGCCCGATGGGCGAAATGCAGGCGCGCAGCGAAATCGCCATGCTGCGCGCGGCGTGGCCCGATGCTGAACGCCCCGCCGCGCCGCAAATCGGACAACGTTTATGGCTGCCTGATGAGAACGATATACATGTGCTGGCGGTGGCAGTGGATGCCAGTGCCGACATGATCATGACCTTGAACGCCAAGGATTTTCCCCGCGATATTCTGGCCGAACAGGATTTGATCCGTGTCGATCCCGACAGCTATCTGCACCAGCTTTGGCAGGACCACCCGCAGGTGATTGCGCAAGCAGCAAATGATGTATTGGAAACGGCCCGCACCCTGTCCGGCAAGCATTGGGAATTGCGCGCCTTGCTTAAAAAGGCGCGTCTGCCGCGCTTGGCCAAGGCGTTGTCCCCACCGCGTCAATCCTGA